The genomic stretch CCGATCCAGGCGTCCACCCGCTCGCCCCGACGATCGTCTCGCGTTCCATCCGGGCATTGTGCGTCACGGCGCCGGCGGATCCCCGCGCGCGACGACCGCCAGCCCGCGATCCGTGGCCACCGCGGCCAGGTCACCCGACTGATCCGTACGCAGAACTCGCGCCCCGCCCTGGGCCAGGCGCGCCAGCAGCGGCCCGTTCGGGTGCCCGTAGTCGTTGTCCGCGCCGACCGACACCAGCGCCACCGTGGGCCGGATCTCGTCCAGGAACCGCGTCGACTGGAAGGCGGAGCCGTGGTGCGCGACCTTCACCACATCCGCCCGCACCGCCTCGGGGCCCAGGCGCGCGATCATGTCCTCCTGCTCCTCGGTCTCGGCGTCGCCGGGCAACAGCACCGTCCGGCCGTCCACCTCGGCCCGCAGCACCAGGGAGTTGTTGTTGGGGTCGGAGTTCGTGCCCCGCATCGGCTCGACGGGCCCCAGCACCTCCAACCGCACATTCCCGACCCCGTACGCCCACCCTGGCCCCACCGCGTGCACAGGTACTCGCCCGGCAGCCGCCGCGACAGCGGCCCGGCCCTCGGGCGGCTCCGGCCAGTCCGGCCCGATGACCGCGCGCACGTCCCGCCCCCGGAAGACACCCGTCACACCCCCGATGTGGTCGGCGTGGAAGTGGCTGACCACGAACAGCACCACCTGCCGGATCCCGAGCCGCCGCAGGCAGTGGTCGACGGCGTTCGGCTCCGGCCCGGCGTCGACAACGATCGCGCGGCCGGCCCCCGCGGGCAGAACGAGCGCGTCGCCCTGGCCCACCGCGCACGCCACGACCAGCCAGCCCGCCGGGGGCCAGCCCGAGGCGATCAGCCGTACGGGCAGAGCGCCGAGCACACCGCCGAGCGCAATCACCGTCACGAGCCTGCGAATGAGCGGCCGCCGGGCCGCGACGAGCAGGCCCACGGTGACCACCGCCAGCAGGAGCGCACCGGTGAGGCCGCCCGGCCACGGCAGCGCGCCGGCGGGCACCCGAGCGCCGTAGGTCGCCACCAGCACCAGCCACTGCGCCGGCCAGTGCCCGAGCCACGCCGCGAACTCGGCGCCCGCCGGCCACACCGGCGAGACGACCGCCGCGGTGACCCCGAGCAGGGTCGCCGGAGCGATCGCCGGCACGGCCAGTAGGTTGGCGGGTACGGCCACGATGCTGATCGTCCCGGACAGCCCCGCCACGACGGGTCCGCACACCACCTGCGCCGCCGCCGGCACCGCGAGCGCCTCGGCCAGGCCGGGCGGCCAGCCACGGGCCCGCAACGCGTCCCGCCACACCGGCGCGAGCAGCAGCAGGCCCGAGGTGGCCAGCACCGACAGCGCGAACCCCACGTCCGAGGCCAGTTCCGGGTCGGCCAGGATCAGCACGGCCACCCCGGCCGCCAACGCCGGCAGGGCCGCCCGCCGCCGCCCCGACGCCAGCGCGATCAGCCCGATCGCCCCCATGGCCGCGGCCCGCACCACGCTGGGCGAGGGCCGGGCCAGGATGACGAACCCCACCAACGCCACCGCACAGACCACCGCGGTGATCACCGGTCCGGCCCTGGTCCGCCGGACAGCGAACAACACCACACCAAGGACAATCGCAACATTCGCGCCGGAAACGGCGTTCAGGTGCGTCATGCCGGTAGCCCGGAAGTCCTCCTCCAGCGCCGGGTCCAGGCGGCTGGTGTCCCCCACGATCAGCCCCGGCAGCAGTCCTCCCGGCAGATCGGGCAACGGCTCACAGGCCCGTTGCAGCCCGGCCCGAAGCGCTCCCGCCGCCCGCTGCGCCCACGACGGCCGCCCGACCGCCTCAGGCGCCTTGCGCACCGACGCCACCACGGCCCGCAGGTCCCCACCCCGGGGCGGCAGGAGCTTGCCCTCGGCCCGGACCCGCTGCCCCGGCAACAGCCCCCGCCACCCCGGATCGCTGCCCAGCACCAAGGCCCGAGCCGACAACCGCAGCGAGACCCCGTCCTCGCCCCGCACACTCCGGAGGTCAACAGCCACGATGTACGTCGGCGGTCTCCCGGCCGACGACTTCAGGGCCTGCGGATCGTCCCGGACAACCAGCTCCATCCGTACCGGTTCCCCCGCCCGGACCAGCTCGACCAGCGGCCCAGCCTCCCGGACACTCACCCGCGCCGCAGTGGCAACCGCCCCGCACGCCACCCCGAGCAGAACGGCCGGCCCCAACCACCGCCCGGCCGACACCCACCGGCGGCCACCACCGCGCACACCATCCGACGCCCCGCTTCGTGCGGCGCCGGCGCCCACCCCGCGCACCAGAGCGTTGGGACCACCCGGCGCCATCAGGCCGCGGAGCGATATGTGAGCGCTACCGGGCACGCGCGTCGCAACCCCACCACGGCCGACAAGGAAAGCCGGCAGAGCGCACAGGACGACAGCCGCCGCTCCGAGCAGAACACCGCCACGCGCCGAGAGGTAGAGCGAGGCCAGGGCCGACATCCACACCGCGAGGGCGAACCCGGCCAACCGCAGATCGGGAGCGGCTCCCGAGTCTCGGCCGCTGAGCGGCCGCGCCGCCGGCTGATCGCCACCCGGCTCAGCCCGGACAGGCGGTCGCGCACCCTGGGACGGCTCGGACCGCACCCGTGGCCGACGGCTCACGCCCGGATCGTCCCGAACAGGCGATCGGTGGTTCAGGGGCGGCTCGACGCGGCGGGTGCTGATGGCAGTACCTTCTTTCGTCATCGGGAGCCTCCGAGGAACGCTTTGGGTGCTTGTCCCTCGAGGACTGACATGAGACGGCGTCCTCGGAGGTGACCGGTGGAGGTCTGACGCCTTCGAGGATGTTGTCCCGTGAGGACTGGTCCATCAGCACGACGCCGCGCCTCCACCGCACCTGACCTGCGAGTTGGAAGGAGGTTGCCGTGCTGGGAGTCGGTCTGGACTGGGCCGAGGACCACCATGACGTCGCGTTGGGCGTGCCGGGCAAGGGGGTAATCGAACAGTTCCGCATCGACCACGGCCCCGAAGGGGTGGCCCGGCTGGTCGCCCGCTGCCTGGCCCTGGAAACCGACCCGGCCGAGGTCCGGGTCGTGCTGGAAACCCGGCACGGGCTGCTGGTCGAGGCCCTGCTCGATGCCGGGTTCACCGTGCTGCCGGTCAACCCGGACCTGGTCGCCCGCCGCCGCGGCCCGGCCAAGAAGAAAGACGACGCCGAAGACGCACGGATCTGCTGCCTGCTGGCCCTCGACCCCTTTGTCGAGCTGCGCAAACTGATCCCGCACGGCGAGCTCGGCGCGGAGCTGCGGGCCATTGCTCGTGACGACGACCGGGCCGCCCGCGACGAACGGCGCCTGGGTAACCGGCTGCGCGCCGACCTGCTCGCGGTGTTCCCCGCCGCGATCGACATCGCCGACGGCGACCTGGGCGCGGCAGTGTTCCTGCGCCTGCTCGAGCGCTGGCCCAGCCACACCGAGCTGGCCGCCGCCGGCCGTGACGCCGTCGAAGCCCTGGCCCGCGCCAACCGGCACGGCTGGCCCGACCGGTTCGCCGAACGGGTCATAGCTGCCCTGAACAGCCCGCGGCTTGCGGTGCGCCCGGAGCTGGCCCGGGCGAAGGCCGGCAGCATCCGGCTGGCCGCCGCGCAACTGTTGCTGCTGCGCGAGCAACGCCGGGTCTGGCAGCGGCGGATGGGTGAGCTGCTTCTGGGAAGCCCGCGTGTCGGCCGGGCGAAGCAGCCGAAGGAGCCCCGGCCGGGGAACGCGTTCCCTGGCGGCGAGATCTACCTGAGCATGCCTGGCCTGGGTGATCGTCTCGCCGCCAGGGTCGCCGGTGAAATCGGCGAACACGTCGAGCAGTTCACCACACCCAACGCCCTGCAATGCTATGCCGGGACCGCCCCGGTCACGAGACGCTCCGGACGCAGCGAGTTCGTCATCGCCCGCCGCCTGGCCTACAACCGCTACCTCGGCAACGCCGTACATCAATGGGCCTTCTGCAGCCTGCAGCAATCCGGCTGGGCCCGCGCCTTCTACGACGCCAAGATCGCCAAAGGCAAGAGTCACAACGCTGCCCTGCGTGCCCTCGGCAACCGCTGGCTGGAGATCCTCTGGCACTGCCTGCGCCTGAACGTGCGCTACGACGAAGCCGTCCATACCGCCCACCGCACCCACGCCCTCAAACAGGCTGCTTGAGGTTGACAGAGGATGTCTCATACGGTGACCAGGTCTTTCAGCTGTTCGTAGCGGGCGTCGCCGATGCCGTCGACCTTGCGCAGGTCGGTGACGGCCTTGAAACCGCCCTGGGCGTCGCGGGCGTCGAGGATCCGCTGGGCCAGCACCGGACCCACCCCGGGCAGCCCGTCCAGGTCGGACAGGGTCGCGGCGTTCAGGTTGACCAGGCCACCCGCGCTGCCACCGCCGGCCGGAGCGGCCGGCCCGGTCGGGAGCGCGACACCCGGCGGGGGCGTCACGCCGACCATGATGAGCTCGCCGTCCACCACCTTGCGGGCAAGGTTGAGCGCTGAGACATCCACCCCCTGGTCGGCGCCGCCGGCCGCGGTCAGCGCGTCGGCCACCCGCGCGCCGGGGGCCAGTCGCACCAGGCCGGGCTTGCGGACCTTGCCGCCGACCGCAACCACCACCTCAGCCGCGCCGGACGCCGGGGCGGAGGCCACCTCGGCGTCCGACTCGGCCACGTTGAGCGGGGGCGGCGCCACCGGGTCAACCCGGGGCCGGGCCCGCCAGGCCAGCACGGCGGCGATCACGATCACGACGG from Paractinoplanes brasiliensis encodes the following:
- a CDS encoding ComEA family DNA-binding protein encodes the protein MDRPSLAGSGNAVSPPPVVVALKGGTGAYRVVEEGDLRSSHLGDVLPEAEPHVPDRRGSLPPPAWVMPEPPSDNYVFEPGRDRFALTSSNLPEPEEPELTAAGAFGSGSGDGGRRFGMGAFDPGRRGVRALGAVAAVVIVIAAVLAWRARPRVDPVAPPPLNVAESDAEVASAPASGAAEVVVAVGGKVRKPGLVRLAPGARVADALTAAGGADQGVDVSALNLARKVVDGELIMVGVTPPPGVALPTGPAAPAGGGSAGGLVNLNAATLSDLDGLPGVGPVLAQRILDARDAQGGFKAVTDLRKVDGIGDARYEQLKDLVTV
- a CDS encoding IS110 family transposase, with translation MLGVGLDWAEDHHDVALGVPGKGVIEQFRIDHGPEGVARLVARCLALETDPAEVRVVLETRHGLLVEALLDAGFTVLPVNPDLVARRRGPAKKKDDAEDARICCLLALDPFVELRKLIPHGELGAELRAIARDDDRAARDERRLGNRLRADLLAVFPAAIDIADGDLGAAVFLRLLERWPSHTELAAAGRDAVEALARANRHGWPDRFAERVIAALNSPRLAVRPELARAKAGSIRLAAAQLLLLREQRRVWQRRMGELLLGSPRVGRAKQPKEPRPGNAFPGGEIYLSMPGLGDRLAARVAGEIGEHVEQFTTPNALQCYAGTAPVTRRSGRSEFVIARRLAYNRYLGNAVHQWAFCSLQQSGWARAFYDAKIAKGKSHNAALRALGNRWLEILWHCLRLNVRYDEAVHTAHRTHALKQAA
- a CDS encoding ComEC/Rec2 family competence protein, with product MSALASLYLSARGGVLLGAAAVVLCALPAFLVGRGGVATRVPGSAHISLRGLMAPGGPNALVRGVGAGAARSGASDGVRGGGRRWVSAGRWLGPAVLLGVACGAVATAARVSVREAGPLVELVRAGEPVRMELVVRDDPQALKSSAGRPPTYIVAVDLRSVRGEDGVSLRLSARALVLGSDPGWRGLLPGQRVRAEGKLLPPRGGDLRAVVASVRKAPEAVGRPSWAQRAAGALRAGLQRACEPLPDLPGGLLPGLIVGDTSRLDPALEEDFRATGMTHLNAVSGANVAIVLGVVLFAVRRTRAGPVITAVVCAVALVGFVILARPSPSVVRAAAMGAIGLIALASGRRRAALPALAAGVAVLILADPELASDVGFALSVLATSGLLLLAPVWRDALRARGWPPGLAEALAVPAAAQVVCGPVVAGLSGTISIVAVPANLLAVPAIAPATLLGVTAAVVSPVWPAGAEFAAWLGHWPAQWLVLVATYGARVPAGALPWPGGLTGALLLAVVTVGLLVAARRPLIRRLVTVIALGGVLGALPVRLIASGWPPAGWLVVACAVGQGDALVLPAGAGRAIVVDAGPEPNAVDHCLRRLGIRQVVLFVVSHFHADHIGGVTGVFRGRDVRAVIGPDWPEPPEGRAAVAAAAGRVPVHAVGPGWAYGVGNVRLEVLGPVEPMRGTNSDPNNNSLVLRAEVDGRTVLLPGDAETEEQEDMIARLGPEAVRADVVKVAHHGSAFQSTRFLDEIRPTVALVSVGADNDYGHPNGPLLARLAQGGARVLRTDQSGDLAAVATDRGLAVVARGDPPAP